A portion of the Oncorhynchus masou masou isolate Uvic2021 chromosome 11, UVic_Omas_1.1, whole genome shotgun sequence genome contains these proteins:
- the LOC135548886 gene encoding 14-3-3 protein epsilon-like isoform X2, which produces MADREHLVYQAKLAEQAERYDEMVESMKNVAGMDVELTVEERNLLSVAYKNVIGARRASWRIISSLEQKEENKGGEDKLKMIREYRQTVETELKSICKDILDVLDKHLIPAANTGESKVFYYKMKGDYHRYLAEFATGNDRKEAAENSLVAYKAASDIAMIELPPTHPIRLGLALNFSVFYYEILNSPDRACRLAKAAFDDAIAELDTLSEESYKDSTLIMQLLRDNLTLWTSDMQGDGEEQSKDALQDVEDETQQ; this is translated from the exons aAATGGTGGAGTCCATGAAGAATGTGGCTGGCATGGACGTGGAGCTGACGGTGGAAGAGCGGAACCTGCTGTCGGTGGCGTACAAAAACGTGATCGGAGCCAGGAGAGCATCCTGGAGGATAATCAGCAGCCTCGAACAGAAAGAAGAGAACAAAGGAGGCGAAGACAAACTAAAGATGATCAGGGAATACAGGCAAACG GTGGAGACTGAGCTAAAATCAATCTGTAAGGACATTCTGGATGTACTGGACAAGCACCTCATTCCAGCTGCAAACACGGGAGAATCAAAGGTTTTCTACTACAAAAT GAAGGGAGACTACCACAGGTACCTGGCAGAGTTCGCCACGGGTAACGACAGGAAGGAGGCGGCGGAGAACAGTTTGGTAGCCTACAAAGCCGCGAGCGACATCGCCATGATCGAGCTCCCCCCGACTCACCCCATCCGCCTGGGACTGGCACTCAACTTCTCCGTATTTTATTATGAAATTCTCAATTCCCCTGACCGCGCATGCAG GTTGGCGAAGGCGGCATTTGACGATGCCATTGCAGAACTGGACACGCTGAGTGAGGAGAGCTACAAGGACTCCACGCTCATCATGCAGTTGCTACGCGACAACCTTACATTATGGACTTCAGACATGCAGGGAGATG GTGAAGAACAGAGTAAAGATGCACTGCAAGATGTGGAGGATGAGACCCAGCAGTGA
- the LOC135548886 gene encoding 14-3-3 protein epsilon-like isoform X1: MPPESSFSVLVLGERTPEHMRMSYVKKMVESMKNVAGMDVELTVEERNLLSVAYKNVIGARRASWRIISSLEQKEENKGGEDKLKMIREYRQTVETELKSICKDILDVLDKHLIPAANTGESKVFYYKMKGDYHRYLAEFATGNDRKEAAENSLVAYKAASDIAMIELPPTHPIRLGLALNFSVFYYEILNSPDRACRLAKAAFDDAIAELDTLSEESYKDSTLIMQLLRDNLTLWTSDMQGDGEEQSKDALQDVEDETQQ, translated from the exons ATGCCACCAGAATCAAGCTTTTCAGTACTTGTTTTGGGAGAGAGGACCCCGGAACACATGAGAATGAGCTATGTGAAGA aAATGGTGGAGTCCATGAAGAATGTGGCTGGCATGGACGTGGAGCTGACGGTGGAAGAGCGGAACCTGCTGTCGGTGGCGTACAAAAACGTGATCGGAGCCAGGAGAGCATCCTGGAGGATAATCAGCAGCCTCGAACAGAAAGAAGAGAACAAAGGAGGCGAAGACAAACTAAAGATGATCAGGGAATACAGGCAAACG GTGGAGACTGAGCTAAAATCAATCTGTAAGGACATTCTGGATGTACTGGACAAGCACCTCATTCCAGCTGCAAACACGGGAGAATCAAAGGTTTTCTACTACAAAAT GAAGGGAGACTACCACAGGTACCTGGCAGAGTTCGCCACGGGTAACGACAGGAAGGAGGCGGCGGAGAACAGTTTGGTAGCCTACAAAGCCGCGAGCGACATCGCCATGATCGAGCTCCCCCCGACTCACCCCATCCGCCTGGGACTGGCACTCAACTTCTCCGTATTTTATTATGAAATTCTCAATTCCCCTGACCGCGCATGCAG GTTGGCGAAGGCGGCATTTGACGATGCCATTGCAGAACTGGACACGCTGAGTGAGGAGAGCTACAAGGACTCCACGCTCATCATGCAGTTGCTACGCGACAACCTTACATTATGGACTTCAGACATGCAGGGAGATG GTGAAGAACAGAGTAAAGATGCACTGCAAGATGTGGAGGATGAGACCCAGCAGTGA